The DNA sequence GGCGCTGGCACGTTTGGCCGCCACCGTCGTGACGGGCACCAGGAAGCCCTCGGTGAACAACTCGCTGCGGCCCAGCAGCAGCGCCAGGAAGCCGATCGAAAACGCGAGCCCCGCCAGCAGCGGATCGTGCGTCGCGTGCAACACCGACAGGTAGGCCAGTACGCCGACGGCGATCTCAGTGCCCCCGAAGAAGCCGGTGACCAGCACCTCGCGCCAGCTGCGGTGCAGCCGCTGGGTGCCCTCGTCGACCATCCTGCGGAAGGCGTGTTCCAGCGCGTCCTCGATGGGACTGTCCGAGTCTCCCAGCTCGCGCTGGCTGGTCTCGCTCACGGTGGGTCCTCACGGTGTCGGCGACGGGCGAACCGCACGGGTACCCGATGCCTCCGTGGTCAAGCGGCCGCGCGGCTCACGGTTCCTCGATGACCGCGACGGCCGCCGCCGTATCGCCTTCGTGCGTGAGCGACACGTGGATCGTCGCCTCCTTGAGGTGCTCGGCGATGTCGCCGGTGAGCCGCACCTTGGGCCGGCCCCACATGTCGGTGACGACCTCGATGTCGCGGTGGATGCCCTCCGGCAGCGCCGGGCGCTTGGCGAACCGCGACCCCGACCACGCCTTGATGACGGCCTCCTTCGCCGCCCACCGCGCCGCGAGGTGCCGCGCCGCCGACGAACTCTTGTCGGCGGCGTCGCGGCGCTCCCCCGGTGTGAACGTCTCGGCGAACACCGTGCCCGGACGGTCCACCTGCTCGGCGAAATCCGGAATGGAAACGAGATCGATGCCCACTCCCACTATCGCCACGCAGCGACCCTATCGGACGTAGACGTCGCCATCGCCCAGCCTCGACGCCGCGTCGAGCAGCATCGCGGCCTCCTGGCGCTTCTCCGGTGCATCGTGGCTGAACCGGCGGTCGGCGGGCCGCTCGTACATCGGCCGCCCACCGGCGATCGCCGACGCCAGCCTGCGCTGACCGGCCAGCGCCCGCTGCTCGGCCCGGCGGGCGTAGTCCTCGCGCTGCTCGGGATCGAGCGTCGCCAGGAACGCCTGCGGATGCACCAGCGCGATCAGCCCGGAGACGTGGCCGAACCCGAGGCTGGTCACCAGACCGGCCTTGAGCGGGAACTTCTCGCCCATCCGCAGCGTCTCCCGCGGCCACACGAAGTGCCCGGAGGTGGCCATCTCGTCGTCGACGCAGTCCAGGCTGCGGTTGGGCGGGATGACCCCGTCGCGCAGCACCTGGCACAGCCCCATCATCTGGAAGACCGCGGCACCGCCCTTGGAGTGGCCGGTCAGCGTCTTCTGGCTGACGATGAACAGCGGCGCCCCCTCGGACCGGCCCATCGAGTCGGCGAGCCGCTCGTGCAGTTCGGTCTCGTTGGGGTCGTTGGCCAGCGTCGAGGTGTCGTGCTTGTAGATGACCGAGATGTCGTCGGCCCCCACACCGAGCTTGGCCAGTGAACGGGCCAGCACCGAATCCTTGCCGCCGCGACCGGCGCCCAGCGCACCGAGCCCCGGAGCCGGGATCGAGGTGTGCACCCCGTCGGCGAAGCTCTGCGCGTACCCGACGACCGCCAGCACCGGCAGTCCCATCTTCAGGGCCAGGTCGCCGCGGGCCAGCAGGATCGTGCCGCCACCCTGGGCCTCGACGAAGCCGAGACGACGACGGTCGTTGGCGCGCGAGAACTTCCCGTCGCTGATGCCCTTGGCCCGCATCATCGCGGTGTCGGCGGTGGCCGCCATGTCACCGAAGCCGATGACGGCTTCCAGCGTCATGTCGTCGAACCCGCCGGCGACCACGAACTCGGCCTTGCCGAGCCGGATCTTGTCCATACCCTCCTCGACCGACACCGCCGCGGTGGCGCAGGCGCCGACCGGGTGGATCATCGCGCCGTAGGAGCCGATGTAGGACTGGACCACATGCGCGGCAACGACGTTCGGCAGCACTTCCTGCAGGATGTCGTTCGGCTTGCTCCGGCCGAGCAGGTTGCCGTGGTACATCGTCTGCATCGAGGTCATGCCGCCCATGCCGGTGCCCTGCGTGCTGGCCACCAGGCTCGGGTGCACCCAGCGCATCAGCTCGGTCGGCGTGAAGCCCGCCGACAGGAACGCATCGACGGTGGCCACGATGTTCCACAGCGCCACCCGGTCGATCGAGTTGGCCATGTCCGGCGTGATGCCCCAGACCGTCGGGTCG is a window from the Mycolicibacterium litorale genome containing:
- a CDS encoding holo-ACP synthase gives rise to the protein MAIVGVGIDLVSIPDFAEQVDRPGTVFAETFTPGERRDAADKSSSAARHLAARWAAKEAVIKAWSGSRFAKRPALPEGIHRDIEVVTDMWGRPKVRLTGDIAEHLKEATIHVSLTHEGDTAAAVAVIEEP